From the Longimicrobium sp. genome, the window GGAGAGGGAGGGCCGGCGTTGACCGAGGCGCTGGACGAGCTGTTCGGCCTGGTGCAGCTGGCGATGGGGGCTCCGTCGTGACGGGGCAGCATCGATGAAGAGGCACCTGAAGACGGTCGTCGGGGTTGCGGCGACCGTCTTTTTCCTGTGGCTGGCGCTCAAGGACGTGGAGTGGGCGGACGTCTGGAGGCACCTGCGCGAGGCGAACCTGGTGCTGCTGGGCGCGGCCGTGCTGGTGTCGACGGTGGGAATGCACATCCGCGCCATGCGCTGGAAGCCGCTCCTGGACCCGGTGGCTCCGGGGATCGGCTGGAAGCCGCGCATCGCGGGTGTATGCATCGGCTTCGGCGCCAACAACGTCTTCCCCGCGCGGCTGGGCGAGTTCGCCCGCACGTGGGTGCTGGCGCGCCAGGCGAACGTTACCCTGAGCGCCGCGTTCGCCTCGCTGGTGCTGGAGCGGGCGCTGGACGGCCTGGTGATGATTGGATTTCTCCTCCTCGCCATGTCGCTGCCCGGCTTCCCGGAGCTGGTGGCCGGCGGCCCGGTAGACCTGCAGGCCACCGTGCGCGTGGTGATGGCCGTATCCGCCGTGCTGCTGGCCACGCTGGTGTGGATGGCGTACTTCCCCGTGCGCGCCGCATCGCTCGCGGAACGGATGGCGGTCATCCTTCCCTCCGCCTTCCGTCGGCCGCTCGTGGACGCGCTGAGGGCGTTCCTGGGGGGGCTGCACGTGCTGCGGAATCCCCGGTTGCTGGCCGTCTCCGTGGCGTGGGCGCTCTTCCAGTGGGCGTTCCTCGCCGGTTCTTTCGTGCTGGCGTTCCGCGCGTTCGGGATCGATGAGCCGGGGTACGTGGGCGCGCTCTTCCTGCAGTCGTGCATCGCGCTGGCTGTCTCCATCCCCTCGGGTCCTGGGTTCTTCGGGCCGTTCGAGGCTGCGAGCGTGTGGGGGCTGGGATTGTGGGGGGTGGACAAGAGCCGCGCCGCCTCGTTCGCCATCGGCTTCCACCTGGGCGGATGGTTTACGGTGACGGGGCTGGGCGTGTACTACGCCGCGCGGCTCAACCTCCGCTGGCGGGATCTGCGCCGCAGCGAGACGAGCGTGGAGGAGGCGGTGGAAACGGACCCGGCGCTGAGCGCGCATGCCCGCACGCGCTGAATCCGCCACCATCAGTGCACCGGCCAAGGTGAACCTCTTCCTGCGCATCCTGGCGCGCGAGGAAAGCGGGTACCACGGACTGGAGACGCTGTTCTGCGCGGTGTCGCTGGCCGACACCGTCACCGTCCGCCGTGGCGCGCCGGGCATCCGCCTGGTGGTCGACGGCGGCGTGGACACCGGCCCGCCCGAGCGAAACCTGGCCGTTCGCGCGGCAGAGCGTTTCCACCGCGAGTTGGGAGAAGCCGAGGCGGTCGACATCCATCTCACCAAGCGCATCCCCTCCGCCGCGGGGTTGGGAGGCGGCTCGTCGGACTGCGCGGCGACGCTGCGTGCGCTGAACGCCCTCCACGGCGAGCCGTTCGACCGCGCCGCGCTTCTGGAGATGGCGATCGAACTCGGGAGCGACGTGCCCTTCTTTCTCTGCGGCTCGCCCCTGGCCCTGGCGTGGAGCCGGGGTGAGCGCCTGCTGGCCCTGCCTCCTCTCGACACGCGCCCGATCCTGATCGCACATCCAGGCGTGGCGATGGCGACGCCGGATGCCTTCCGCCGCGTGGCCGAGCAACGGGGCGGGGGATACGAACCCCGATCCACATCCATCCCGATCGAGCAGTTGACGGATTGGTCCGCCGTCGCCGCCCTCGCGGAGAACGACTTCCAGCCGGTCGTCACCGAGCAGATCCCGCTGATCGGCGAAGCCGTGGACGCGCTCCGGGACTCGGGCGCATCCGTCGCACTGAT encodes:
- a CDS encoding lysylphosphatidylglycerol synthase transmembrane domain-containing protein, which encodes MKRHLKTVVGVAATVFFLWLALKDVEWADVWRHLREANLVLLGAAVLVSTVGMHIRAMRWKPLLDPVAPGIGWKPRIAGVCIGFGANNVFPARLGEFARTWVLARQANVTLSAAFASLVLERALDGLVMIGFLLLAMSLPGFPELVAGGPVDLQATVRVVMAVSAVLLATLVWMAYFPVRAASLAERMAVILPSAFRRPLVDALRAFLGGLHVLRNPRLLAVSVAWALFQWAFLAGSFVLAFRAFGIDEPGYVGALFLQSCIALAVSIPSGPGFFGPFEAASVWGLGLWGVDKSRAASFAIGFHLGGWFTVTGLGVYYAARLNLRWRDLRRSETSVEEAVETDPALSAHARTR
- the ispE gene encoding 4-(cytidine 5'-diphospho)-2-C-methyl-D-erythritol kinase; translation: MPARAESATISAPAKVNLFLRILAREESGYHGLETLFCAVSLADTVTVRRGAPGIRLVVDGGVDTGPPERNLAVRAAERFHRELGEAEAVDIHLTKRIPSAAGLGGGSSDCAATLRALNALHGEPFDRAALLEMAIELGSDVPFFLCGSPLALAWSRGERLLALPPLDTRPILIAHPGVAMATPDAFRRVAEQRGGGYEPRSTSIPIEQLTDWSAVAALAENDFQPVVTEQIPLIGEAVDALRDSGASVALMAGSGSSVFGVFDGAAERGGAMERLRGLGMSVWAAETLAEEPA